Within the Solibacillus silvestris genome, the region AATATTTGTATACGTATTGCTCGTAACATACTGCATGCCCTTCACATCGCTGTAATGTACAGGCTGTTCAATGAGCTCAATATCTGCCCCTTTATCTTCAAGCTGACTAATGATTTTTACAGCTTCTTTTGCTGTCCACCCTTGGTTAGCATCAACTCTTAACGTAATTTCTGGACCAACTGCTTTTCTAATTGCCAGAACACGTTCCACATCTTCAGCCGGGATTTTGCCGACTTTAACTTTTAAAATGGAAAATCCGCGTTTAACAGCTGCTATACTGTCCTTCACCATTTCATCCGTATAATTCACACTAATGGTGATGTCCGTAGTAATAATTTTTCGGTAGCCTCCAAGCAATTTATAAAGCGGGGCATTGTACTGTTTTGCCCAGAGATCATAAAGTGCAATTTCCACCGCCGCTTTAGCGCTCGTATTGTGATAGAGACATGCATCGACTCGTTGGGATAGCAGCGCAATTTCATCAATTTCAATTCCAATAATAGCTGGCGCAATGACTTCTTCTATTGCATAGCGGATCGATGAAATAGTCTCTCCGGTAATGACATGTGTCGGCGCTGCTTCCCCGATACCGATTAGACCATTGTCGGTATAAATAAAAACGACGATATTTCGTATACTATGTACTGTGCGAAGTGCTGTTTTAAACGGGGTAATAAGTGGTGCCTCGACCAGCCCTACCTCAACCTTCGATATTTTCATAAATTCACCTACTTTATGTTAAAAATTGTAACAGTCTCAACACCTCGAAATAATCGGTTGTTTTGAACTGGACTGTATTATGCGGCTTAAATGTCGCGCCCGGATAAAACGAATTCCGGTATGCTTTAATATGATCCTTATAAATAATTTCTACGGTGAAATGCTTCGGCAATTCAATTTGAAGCTTTGTTCGGTCAATCTTCAGTGATTGTTCTACAAGATATTTCGTCTGTTTCAATGTCGTTTGCGGACTTACATTAATTGTTGCATGACCGACTCCTTCTTTTGTCGCGAATGTGACAATTTGGTCATTGTAACGGGCGATATGCTCCGTTAATGCCTGATCCCCGCTAACAAAAGCAATCGGCACATCATGCAGTGCAGCTGCATATGTATTGATTAAAAATTCACTTGCATATTCCCCGTTTATTTTGACATCTGCCAATAAGCTCAGTGTATGTGCAAGCGGGTTCTTCTCACTGCCGCCTTCACTGTGATAGCCAATAAAAATCGCACGGTCAAAACTGCTGTCCAGTCCCGCTACCATGCACATCGGCTCTTGCGTCCAACCGCGTATGATTTTTACGTTTTCTGGCAAGTTTTCAATAAGAATATTTCGACCTGAGTCATGTGCATCTTTCAGTAAAATTTCTGTGGCACCGCCTGCAAATGCACCTTCGATTGCCGCCAGCACTTCTTTTGTCATCTGTTTTTGAAACTGTGCATAATCTGGAGCGTTAAGTTCGGTTTCACTCCAAACTGTTGTGCCCGTAATCCCCTCGATATCCGCACTTATATATACTTTCATTTATTTAGATACCCCTTCCATTTATCATTAAATTCATCAGTGTAGAATAATATTTTTAAAGATTTAGATTTTTCTGTCTTTTATTTATAATCTATAAAATACCATACTTATTTCGATTGTGGAAGTTTTTTCTAATAGTTTTCAAAATAAAAAAATAAATATTCTAAACGCGAAAGCCTTTGATAAATCACACTATTTGTTAATTATTTAAATCATATTATCCCAATAGATATTATATTTTCATTAGAAAAAAAGCCTTCTACATTGGAGCTATATAAAAGACTAAATAGAGCTATTAAGTTTACCTAACGAAAAAAGACATTATTCGACAAAATTATAGCTTTGGACTGTATGATTATTTCGCCCAGTTGTAGTTGTAGCTTGTGACAAAGAATTGAGAATCGCTTCTTCTGTCGCTTCGGCAGCTGCCATAAATAATGTGTTC harbors:
- a CDS encoding amino acid amidase; translation: MKVYISADIEGITGTTVWSETELNAPDYAQFQKQMTKEVLAAIEGAFAGGATEILLKDAHDSGRNILIENLPENVKIIRGWTQEPMCMVAGLDSSFDRAIFIGYHSEGGSEKNPLAHTLSLLADVKINGEYASEFLINTYAAALHDVPIAFVSGDQALTEHIARYNDQIVTFATKEGVGHATINVSPQTTLKQTKYLVEQSLKIDRTKLQIELPKHFTVEIIYKDHIKAYRNSFYPGATFKPHNTVQFKTTDYFEVLRLLQFLT
- a CDS encoding dipeptide epimerase, with protein sequence MKISKVEVGLVEAPLITPFKTALRTVHSIRNIVVFIYTDNGLIGIGEAAPTHVITGETISSIRYAIEEVIAPAIIGIEIDEIALLSQRVDACLYHNTSAKAAVEIALYDLWAKQYNAPLYKLLGGYRKIITTDITISVNYTDEMVKDSIAAVKRGFSILKVKVGKIPAEDVERVLAIRKAVGPEITLRVDANQGWTAKEAVKIISQLEDKGADIELIEQPVHYSDVKGMQYVTSNTYTNILADESVFSPKQAIEVIEKRAADLINIKLMKTGGISKAQQINQIAEANGVACMIGCMLETKISVSAAAHFAAANKNVTMVDLDGPSLCSEDPIEGGPIFEGENIQMTDAPGIGLLIEAYLAR